CTGGCACAAGGCTGTAGACGCCGGGGTGTCCGGCACCGGCGCATCCGACACCGTATGACACTATGCCAACCAATTTTCCGTTAACAACTGCTGGTCCGCCAGAGTCGccctgaaaatataaaaaaattgttacatttaatatctttataataaataaataaacaactttGTTGTGGAAAGGATGGAAaaaccagccttgcgattctataactcacaacaacaaacaataaactacaagttccctccttatcagaatgccaaatagtaaaatgactgctttacgactgactTGAGCGCgtccgccgctgtgaaaaccgccgtgtgagttcgaaaagtgagttacagaatcgcaaggctgttacttttatttccACATTATGTAAGCTTAGGAATGGCATAAATAGCATCGGGTCATACAATAtcacaattttaaaagtaaaagcaCTCAAAAATTCTAAAGTTGAATGTAAATTTACTTGACTCGACGTAAACATGACCTaaattaaaagattaaaagtattttaattcatatcgCACTCCGAcgttttatacttttatttgaaaacaatGCGGCAAAATTTTGCGAGTGCGTGATACTGCAGTTTATTACGAGAGCTATTCtcaatgtcaattgtcaaaatcTAAAAGTTCGGTATTTTATCTCTCCATCTTTGCGCttagatatttaaatgtacGCAATAGATTTTAatgtcatttattattttaaaaggcgGTTAATATTCATCAAAATATCGgcattttataaaagaaagtatAAACCTGCTCCGTGTATGCTTAGAGTAAGATTCAAGCCTTTAGGCAAAGTACAGAGTCAAgactaagggtgagatctatagagcgcacttagactttgctcagacttaactaaaaccattctttacttttttaaaggataataaagaaggtattgcatgaaatgaaacatcaatttctgtcttagcttgagcttagcttaatctcaccgttaaaatgtctataaatatactaaatcatagtttaaccttagtgtttttcgtaagtaaagtctgagcaaagtccaagtgctcactatagatctcaccctaagtcaaaaacgtattgaatTTTAACCTTGTCTTTTTCCGcagatattataattttgtatgtgttttgtTCTGTTTCCTACAATATTGTTCATggaataataacattaaattgcgtggctaataaatatataaagtatttctTCCACGTTGGTTGTGACGAATCATCTGTTTGTCAATTTTATACACTACCAGCGATTGTTTCGAATTAGTCGAAAGAATGATAAAACCCAATAATAAGCCTTTAAATGAgtagattttatataatcaaATTGAATCAGAAAAAGATAACTTGTTCAGAATCAAGCTCTATATTTTaccgtatatttttaaagcaacCCAATTATTGAACAAACACGACTAATTATGACGTTGCGAACTCTGTATGTAATTAAACTATGCTGCGTCCCGAATAAAACTGCAGGGAATGTATGAATAATGCAATTGAAAGTCGGCATTCGTGTTTTGTTAGAGCTTTAATGTAATTAGTGTATTCTGTCACTGCGCTACTTTCAACTTAAACGaacgtttattaaaaaaatatatattgaacaTCTTGTATTCCAATATTTACTAAAAGTTTTTGTATACCGCTTACCAGTTCTGatacagataatatattagatattatagaTTAAAGGCAAAATagaaacatatacattttcttaaatagaccacgatattcttaatatataacgAAAAATGACTACATATATACTACATCACTGATTTTGGTActacaaatatatttgatattgaTAAATCCTATGGCACTACCACACTTCCTCTTAgcgttaaatttttgtatctatAGGGAAGTAGGTGATTTCAATCTAAGACAcgtcggtttcctcgcgatgttttccttcaccgttcgaccgaatgttaaatgcgcgcatggaaagaaagtccagccggggatcgaacctacgacctctgggatgagagcacgctgaagccactaagccatcATTGctcttatataataataataataaaattaaaatatataataaaaaaaacaacaaaaaaccatttttttacggaataaggtacattttatGTGTGACATGCGGTTGTAACTCGCACTGGTTCAACACGtctgttccacagcgctgatCATTCTGCCGGCGACCACAACAGCTAGTTTTCTTAGACGTGCCGATTTCAAATACAATTACGTCAAAAGTAAAATCGTTGTATGTATtatcataaacaaaaattctattacCTGACACGAATCCTTGGTTCCATTGAGGTATCCAGCGCAGAACATTCTTGGTGTAATCATGTTATAGTTGCCGTCGGGCATCTCTTTACAGAGCTCATCTGCCATCACTGGCACAAATACACGTCGCAAATGGTCTTGCATTCggcttttctaaaataatacttttcttaaagagtggcggaacaagctggaggctcatctgatgtaaaTCGACACCAGCGCCCATAGATACGCTGGCGAaggttcgcaagtgcgttaaatagataaaacacAAGATAAACAAACTTAGAATTCGTGAAAAGAAGTTACACTGGTTGTTGATAAAGAAGAGATCATTGCAAAGCTTTATACGACTTCTTTACATTACTTAACAAAAACTTTGAGGGAAAAATTCAGAGTTCTTACTATGACTCTTGTATCTCAAATCCTATACGTTTGTGACGTACTTAGCGTCTTGAGAAGTGTCGCGTTGAAGGTCAAAGGAATTAAATAGGCATGTGTCGAACTATAACCTATGCAACAATAAGTTAATAAGATTGTCGAAGCTTTATCATCGTGGCTAATTCACTGTAACTCATTCATAATCCGTAACTAGAAGTAGGTTAACGGCGCTAATCAGAAACTTGCCGAGCGAGGGCCGTCCAGGGTTCTCGACAGGGGCCCAAACTTTTCCCCCAGTTCTCTATAGATGCGTACGTATATTAAGATGtcttttgatttattataactgatataatataataggatTACCCCAGTCTGCACAGTCGTACAAAATAATACGAAATTAtactttacgaaattttactTGGGTTGATTCCCTAAAGCGctacaaaaaaaatcctctttataattttgaaatttctaaagaaaaataagaacAAAATTGTTGCTTTTCTCTATTACTATACCTTACTATAGGATAAATGCCCCCATCCGCTAACCCCAATCATGATGTCGGGTCTGACGTCCGCAATATTGCCAATCGCGATGGGTCTAGTGGAAGCTGTGACAGGAATAGCTTTCTCCAGTAGAACGAGCTGGTAATCATAGTCATGAGTGTGGAGTTTGGACTGGTTCCACAAGGGATGGATGAAATGGGCACAAATTGTGTAGGGCTGCGCCAAGCTGCGATATGTCGATCCGACATATACAAATTCCGCCTTTTCTCTGTGAAAAATAATCGAATTACATCAAGAAGCATTGACAAAATATCACTCCACATAAACGAGTAACTCGTATATGACTggtatttcatataaaaatattattgactGACCTGGCGAacttcgtaccgcctaacagtcaatGAATGTCGTGCAACATATTAGCTGAACtgaatttatgattttatgaaactaatacaattaatacaaaataaatatttgttcacAACTACTCAACGTTAGAATTTGCCTTGATTTGTCGTATATTTAAGTAGcttaatatatatctttagtTTACGCAAAAGAAATTTGTGAATGCAtgcataaatatttgacaacATGTATATCAATACTTTTTCATTACTCACATTGTTCTAAATTTTGAATATCTAAAATACGCCACTATCCGAATATTTTGGATTTATCTTATCGATTCCAagcctttatttaaatacgttcTTTGATTTGAGAGGAGAGTATactagaccacaagcccatgaacaaaaaatacctgtgaaataacccaacctgaattacgcttagaaggctgttactatatctgaaaatagctctgagcactataccgtcatttctgagcggtacatgtgagtacgtgagtgaatggactttctcaggtacaatgggggaatttcgactaattattaatgtacggctttgttataagtgtatagatgattaaaaataaatgtcgaaaaacctagtgccgtacaaaagtgatggtgccggaagtcggtgcaaatttttaattcgacgacagttgcagaagcaatataggtcatttatttctgtacggcatttgtgtgattccttttggacacatatacagatactttacccgtaaacgccgtacatatttccagcggagcggtcgaaagccaagggtcggaaccctacccctacacccatataccctaaggtcattgtaaaatgtacggtaacatgttcaaaatattatttaacacggacaataatgttttataattttgccgtccaaatattatagttaatatttgtgtaattaaatatttatcgaaatttcaggatttaccaagttcttactgctgtaagatcagagaataatgtacggcaacttgtttttttacataatgttactaaatattaccgttgtacattatagccgttcataataaatggtaacaaataaaaatattatgataaaaaatatatgaaatttccgaaatttagatgacttttcaaatgctcctagagtaatatggggagtaatattttcaaagattattgttattttatatgtaacaaatataaataaacaaaaaaaaccagatgccgtacattttactccagattattctttacagctgataaaaacttcgacgacgtttgaggtgtcccttaaggtcattaataactgtacatatctgagtatactaccataaggctgtaaaatatatttacggccttatcgtaccagcagagagaggtaaaggaaaaatatttttaacaaaaataaaaatataatacagggcgtcccaaagttatgagacatgaagggaaagtaccttaaatatcgcagatagggtatttactaaaataagactttatgttatttttaaaagttagtaattctgcattcaaagatttttttaaaactacttgcctcgtctggaaatcgaaccggcttaaattaaaaaaaaacacccctacttttatgatgccaatcgaaagaatggccaaaacctaataacttttctaaagtaacagactcataggggatttttttaggccgaatacgatagataatgtttttaatttgattaaaaaaatatattcacgctgttcctttcttttaaaatactatgttacttaagaagagttattaggttttggccattctttcgattggcatcataaaagtaggggtgttttttttacatttaagtcggttcgattcctagacgaggcaagtaattttttaaaaatctttgaatgcagaattaataacttttaaaaataacataaagtcttcttttagtaaaataccctatctacgatatttaaggtactttcccttcatttcccataactttgggacgccctgtattggtaggcggtggtagcggactatcgaaagtgtacggcatttatcttttattgaagattgtctaaagtattaataacctgtgttattgccgtacagataaaagtcaccggaaaatggctcttttctgaggaaagtaatttaccccatacacctatgtgttccacaaaaaatgtacggcatgctggaaaatgttatctatttgtgaagtactctcaagatcatttaattttatgttgtttcatatcatcatcacctatatgctaatcagacatatgttgcgacccttggctttcgaccgctccgctgggaatatgtacggcgtttacgggtaaagtatctgtatatgtgtccaaaaggaatcacacaaatgccgtacagtaataaatgacctatattgcttctgcaactgtcgtcgaattaaaaatttgcaccgacttccggcaccatcacttttgtacggcactaggtttttcgacatttatttttaatcatctatacacttataacaaagccgtacattaataattagtcgaaattcccccattgtacctgagaaagtccattcactcacgtactcacatgtaccgctcagaaatgacggcatagtgctcagagctattttcagatatagtaacagccttctaagtgtaattcaggttgggtcatttcacaggtattttttgttcatgggcttgtggtctatacCGTACATCCACGGgatattaaatgtttgacaTTTATGAAACCCATGAACATTTtgtattggttttttttgtaaattaaaatatttttagtagtatTATGCTATTCTGGActgactttgttttatatattaagattaaaacaACACGCGACACATGTTATATCCAAAAGTAATAGTGGAAACATAATTTCAGAATAATCTGTTTTCtgtattacttataaaatattacttagtaattaaaataataaaattgtaatgggtttttaatcaaacaactaaaatggaaatgggctggGCATTTGATAAGAAGCAATACGGAAAAATGGACCAAATAAGTTATGGAATGGTGCCCTAGACATAAAACGAGAAGTAAAGGTAGACAACATCGTAGATGGGAAGATGATATTAAAAAGGTGGCAGGAGCGACATGGATGAGGAAAGCAAGAGATAGATCTTTGTGGAGAATACTTGGGGAGGCCTATGCTGAAAAGCAAGACGATCAAGAAACCGGTGTCTAATaggaaataatttgataatatttacatttactttaacTAAATTTCGTTAATAAGTAAGATAAAATGTAACTTAACAagattgttaaaataataaataatgaagataaagtctatatttatttatttattgggtTTTAATAAGGTATCTAAAGTTAATTGTTTAACATTAAAAGTAACAATTAATAGAAccgttgtttaaaaaaatgagaaGGCAGTGCgttcaattaatttcattaattaagaTAAAGTCATACTCTAAAACCCCTGTTACTATATCTAAATGCATGTTTATTTTACAGACCAAGTGGCAAACCAGCAAGAGGTAATAACCTGATGTTATTTGATACTATCGCCCGGATTCTCACAATGTCagatcgcgagtgcgttgtcgcccttttaagaaatagtacgctcttttgaagtcgaattggttctgaATACCTCGTCGGGAATGGTTGTCGCAAAGCAGCAAAAAGTGCTTTAATAAACGCTGTCTTGTGGAAAGACaatcaatatttatgtattattccTACCATGACTGTTCTAGATTCATCATAATTTATGAACGTAATAAGTTATCAGTTACACTTACTTACAGTGTGCTGCGGTGATCACCCACTCAGGAGCTATGAGCGTCCCACCGCAGTACTTGCCATATAGAACCTGGTAAGGAGCCTCTTTTATGTCCACGAATCGACCTCCGACTATTCGCCAGCCaatctgtaataaatattcacaTTTACTACAGtgcttttacttttaataattcctGTAATTTATGACTGATATAACGCCGAAATAAAAACTGTACTAAGAAATCTGTAGACATCCACAATCTGCGCTTACACACCACTGGCGATGACGAAAAACCCTAAAGGGTGGCACCCAAGTTATTCTGGCTggtatagatatatagatctTTTCGGCCTCAACCAATGGGGCCTTCAGGCCAGTCAGAGGTTATCCACTGGTCGAGGTGATCCATTAAGGTTGGAGGAACGATACACTTTCCTTcaccaaattatttattccattaaaatatttgtacagTTTGAAGacatttaatcttaaaaattgatttttatttccgACTGGCGATATTAAAGGATCTTTACAAACCTTAGTGTCTTGATTTACtaagattatatattataaaacatttcagccctgcgattctgtaactcacttttcaaactcacacagcggttttcgcatcggcggtcgctctcaaattaGTCGTgcagcagtcattttatgatttggcattctgataaacaataaactacaagctcccaccttttcagaatgccaaatcataaaatgactgcttcacgactgatttgagagcgaccgccgatgcgaaaaccgctgtgtgagttcgaaaagtgagttacagaatcgcagggcagttctaAAATTACTGTCGAAATATTTTCTCACATCGACGCTACCATCGCCGTAGTAGCCCTGCGGGTAGGTGTGTGTGGCAATGACTTCGTGGTGGTATAAGTAGGTTCTCGGTGGAACGATTCTTGTTAGGTAGATTCGGACGTACTGCTGCACGCACTCTGGGTTAAGCAGTCCAGTATATTCTAAGGACAACAATGTACcgttaaaatcaaatatttcccCCTTATTCATACTAAAATCGAGTTATAAGTTAAGTCCACATCCGTTGCACATAACTCAGCTGCCCACTGTatatccgaaccaattcgactccTTCAACATTacctaccaattcttaaaaggccggcaacgcactcgcgagccctcatAGAGACTGTCCattggcggcggtatcacttaacatcaggtgagccatCTGCCAattctgttctataaaaaaaaataacagcgtaacacaatttgacagtaacagctataattatatacatttattcatTAGTTAAGTGCAGACTGATTAagtattcattaattatattatttttcacttcaATTACGATATAATTGCCGCTCAAAGTGTGGATCAAAGATTCTGAATTATCCGCGCCGAATTCTTAAAcgtgttatattattaagaatcTTACATAGCTTTATATAGCCATtgtataaagttatattttgaaaGTCACATGAGTGATAAAGATAAAACGTTAATAAAGTCACAAACTTCCAATAGTCCATTAAAATGTTACATTTGGTGAACATTTGTAAacaaattgcgtcctctaaaggacgcaattttatttatggaacatgTAGGGGGTTCAATACAAGCTTAACCTTAAGTTTGTGGGGTTGGTGTGCTTGTCCCCCGCTATcacttttttacttattttggaataactttttgaattttggatttatgataaaaagtacATATTAGACACATTTTATAGGCacagcgatttgctacaaaatgtgttttataaattttatgtacgatggatagtttaggagatagccaaaaacgtgtttttGCACCCatttttccaagatggcggccgggggacaagtacgccaaccccacaaacttgaggttaaaaatgtattgaccccccctacatgtcccataaataaaattgcgttcTCTAACAAATGTTCAATTGGCCCTATAAAtggtaacatttcaatgggtTACAAGTCaaatgtgaaataaattttatctacCCACTTGTATAGGTATTGGAAGGCTTAAAATACTGAGCGGAACAAATAAACCAAATGCATACATCGTGCATTTGATCTTCTAAACTTAATAAGCATAGTTTATTACAAAACCTAATTCGATTATTTACACtcttaacaataataatgaataacaaataaatataatatctttctatttatccattttaaattattattagtatgttggtaaaaatattgtaaatactttattatcaaaataaattacatacattatataaaataaatcagcgtTTTTTCCGCGCACAAccattatgtggaaccagctacccacagAAATATCCGAACCgtttcgacttagggttccCAAGAAAACAGCGTACCAAAAAAGGCATTACATTCGCACATAAAAAGCACTTCCTTGCTATATTGCTTGGAAagtcgaatcgtcgacgaccaatccctctcagAGCGGCTTGATCTATTGGCGTcgtgtggggtcactctgcatcttctatcgcatttaccatggagagtgttcagaggagttgttcggattaatacctgcagctgagtttcatcatcggacgttgaggcagaatacgaaattattcccgtatcacctcgacgtccacctttccacaactgagcgttttgtAAGTGCAACTTtgtggaatcagctgcccactgaagtatttccgaaccaattcaacttagggtacttcaagaaaagagcgtaccaattcttgcgagctctctggcccgtttgtcccctgttctataaaaaaaacaaaaactaccAGCACTTAATAAGTACTTTTTCATATTAGATAGCTAATGTTAATTACCTTTTATGTGGGGTGTCCATTCCACGGCATTAAGTCTACCACTCATTACCGCTCTTGAGTGCCTTGCTGGCCCGTCTGTGACAGtttgaaatgtattttataatccttattagaattgtttttaaacttattcggtaataaaataaaaatggttaCTGGGCATAACACATTAGCTactaaaaatgaaattgttatatttccAAACTGGTATATAAAGAAGGGTTCaaagtaaaatttctaaattttgacataattaaTCCAGTAGCTCATATAAACTGTGCGGTTTTGAAGGCAccaatttagtatttttttgtcattttatAAGCAAATGTTAGGgcgtaaattatttgaatacaaaaatatatgtgttTTACAACGTTATGCAAGGCTCAAAATGCctacaaaaataatctatGAAACATATAAGACAAATGAAaccgaaataaattaaagtaatattaaatgacccatctaataatataagctttaaatattaaaccacAGAACTTTTGTTCTTTTTGGTATTTTGACCAATCTAGTAATACCTTTCATagatatacgagtatataaaAAGTCGTGAATGTCTGATAGTTACCATAATTTTGGCCTAAAGAACAAACaataaacacaaataacacaaTCAATCCGCGACACAACATGTTGTCTACAAACACACAAACATACTTGCGCGCGGAGTAGTAAACCGGTGATAATTCGATCTACACGCTTTgctatgtaattatatttatgtggAAGTTAATCTGACTTCTAGCgacattataataaatcaactTTAATAATCAACTCACACATTCTGTGTTAGTTAAACGgctactttaaaaatcaattactATGTtctagtaattaaaatatcttatcgtatccacta
This Pieris napi chromosome 16, ilPieNapi1.2, whole genome shotgun sequence DNA region includes the following protein-coding sequences:
- the LOC125057593 gene encoding trypsin-like, coding for MLCRGLIVLFVFIVCSLGQNYDGPARHSRAVMSGRLNAVEWTPHIKEYTGLLNPECVQQYVRIYLTRIVPPRTYLYHHEVIATHTYPQGYYGDGSVDIGWRIVGGRFVDIKEAPYQVLYGKYCGGTLIAPEWVITAAHCKEKAEFVYVGSTYRSLAQPYTICAHFIHPLWNQSKLHTHDYDYQLVLLEKAIPVTASTRPIAIGNIADVRPDIMIGVSGWGHLSYSKKSRMQDHLRRVFVPVMADELCKEMPDGNYNMITPRMFCAGYLNGTKDSCQGDSGGPAVVNGKLVGIVSYGVGCAGAGHPGVYSLVPVARRWIRSITGLPL